From a single Brassica oleracea var. oleracea cultivar TO1000 chromosome C5, BOL, whole genome shotgun sequence genomic region:
- the LOC106295292 gene encoding cullin-1-like isoform X1, producing MYRETIIDFEQGCKCLEAGVSELKRILEEETSETRIDPKQYLELYTTIYNMCIQKHPHDHSQRLYNKYHDIVEHYAKKTVLPCVQQKHDEYLLRELSRRWDHYKVFVNWLSHFFNYLERFFIPQRNYPSLLEVAMKSFRDRVYLEVQVNAKDVVIALIDKEREGAQIDRELVKNVLNVFVQSGMGTIEKYKEDFEMFLLEDTESYYARKASRWIQECSCPEYMIKSEESLRKEKERVIHYLHSSTECKLVEIVEKELLVSVAKHLLEKEHSGCSALLRDDKVDDLSRMYRLYHPIPKGLEPVADAFRIHVAREGNALIKQAQDAAANGSLVEAQVLVGKIIDLHEKYMVYVLDCFKNHTFFHKALKEAFKVFCNKKVGGSSSAELLANFCDSLLKKSGKSDEAIEATVDNVVKLLDYISDNDLFAEFYRKKLARRLLFDHHKVNKEHETIMITKIKRQQGGQYTSKMEGMVTDMQLAKEFQKGFKGSLTAKPGGIDLAVTVLNTGFWPSYKTSTDLNLPREMVECVEAFKSYYGTKTNQRKLRWLYSHGTCHVIGSFDPKPIELVLSTYQAVVLCLFNNTERLTYQEIIEQLNLSHEDLVRVLLSLSCAKYRILNKEPASKSISTTDVFEFNSKFTSTMRRIKVSIPPPPIDERKKVVEDVDQDRRYAIDACIVRIMKSRKVLPHQQLVSQCVEQLSRMFKPDIKMIKKRIEDLITRDYLERDAKNHHIFNYVA from the exons ATGTATCGCGAGACGATCATCGATTTTGAGCAAGGATGCAAGTGCTTGGAAGCTGGTGTTTCCGAGCTGAAAAGGATTCTTGAAGAAGAGACGTCTGAGACACGGATTGATCCGAAACAATACTTAGAGCTGTACACAACAATCTACAACATGTGTATCCAGAAACACCCTCACGATCACTCTCAGAGGCTTTATAATAAGTACCACGACATCGTCGAACACTACGCCAAGAAAACG GTGTTGCCTTGTGTTCAGCAGAAGCATGATGAGTACTTGCTGAGAGAGCTTTCTCGTAGGTGGGATCATTACAAAGTCTTCGTTAACTGGCTATCCCACTTCTTCAACTATCTTGAACGTTTCTTCATTCCACAAAGAAACTACCCGTCACTTCTTGAAGTTGCCATGAAGTCCTTCCGCGACCGTGTTTACCTTGAGGTGCAAGTCAATGCCAAAGATGTTGTTATAGCACTG ATTGATAAAGAACGTGAGGGGGCACAGATTGACAGGGAACTAGTGAAAAATGTATTAAATGTCTTTGTTCAGAGTGGGATGGGAACTATTGAAAAGTATAAAGAGGATTTTGAGATGTTCTTACTTGAAGACACGGAATCTTACTACGCACGCAAGGCCTCAAGGTGGATCCAGGAGTGTTCTTGCCCTGAATACATGATAAAGTCTGAGGAGTCTTTGAGAAAGGAGAAGGAGAGAGTCATACACTACCTTCATTCAAGCACTGAGTGCAAACTAGTTGAGATTGTGGAGAAGGAGTTGTTGGTATCGGTTGCAAAGCATCTTCTAGAGAAAGAGCACTCAGGTTGCAGTGCATTGCTGAGAGATGACAAGGTGGATGATCTCTCCAGGATGTACAGGCTTTATCATCCGATTCCCAAAGGGTTGGAACCTGTTGCAGACGCCTTCAGGATTCATGTTGCTAGAGAAGGGAATGCACTTATCAAACAAGCCCAAGATGCAGCTGCTAATGGTAGCTTGGTGGAGGCACAGGTGCTTGTGGGAAAGATAATCGACTTGCACGAGAAGTACATGGTCTATGTCTTGGACTGTTTCAAGAACCACACCTTCTTTCATAAGGCGTTGAAAGAGGCTTTTAAAGTCTTCTGTAACAAGAAAGTGGGTGGAAGCTCTAGTGCAGAGTTACTTGCAAACTTTTGCGACAGTCTCTTGAAGAAGTCAGGAAAGAGTGATGAAGCTATTGAAGCTACGGTTGACAAT GTGGTTAAGCTGCTTGATTATATTAGTGACAACGATCTATTCGCCGAGTTTTATAG GAAGAAGCTAGCACGTAGGCTCTTGTTTGATCATCACAAGGTTAATAAGGAGCATGAAACAATTATGATTACAAAGATCAAAAGACAACAGGGTGGCCAGTATACTTCTAAGATGGAGGGCATG GTGACAGATATGCAACTGGCAAAAGAGTTTCAAAAGGGCTTCAAGGGAAGCTTAACCGCAAAGCCAGGAGGGATTGATTTGGCAGTCACTGTTCTCAACACAGGTTTTTGGCCGAGTTACAAAACATCCACCGACCTCAACCTACCACGTGAAATGGTCGAGTGTGTTGAAGCTTTCAAGTCCTATTACGGAACGAAGACCAATCAGAGGAAGCTCAGGTGGCTTTATTCTCACGGGACATGTCATGTTATTGGAAGTTTCGATCCTAAACCAATCGAGTTGGTCCTTTCTACCTACCAG GCTGTTGTGTTGTGTCTATTCAACAACACAGAAAGACTAACCTACCAGGAGATCATTGAGCAACTAAACCTCAGCCATGAAGATCTTGTAAGGGTGCTTCTCTCGCTCTCATGCGCAAAGTACAGGATTCTTAACAAGGAACCAGCCTCAAAGAGCATCTCTACAACGGATGTTTTCGAGTTCAACTCCAAGTTCACCAGTACAATGCGGAGAATCAAG GTCTCTATTCCTCCACCTCCAATAGATGAACGGAAGAAAGTAGTTGAAGATGTTGATCAAGATAGACGCTATGCGATTGATGCTTGTATTGTGAGGATCATGAAGAGCAGAAAAGTGTTGCCCCATCAACAGTTGGTCTCTCAATGTGTTGAGCAGCTTAGCCGAATGTTCAAG CCTGATATAAAGATGATCAAGAAACGGATTGAGGATTTGATCACGAGAGATTACTTGGAGAGGGATGCAAAAAATCACCACATTTTCAATTATGTGGCTTAG
- the LOC106295292 gene encoding cullin-1-like isoform X2 — MYRETIIDFEQGCKCLEAGVSELKRILEEETSETRIDPKQYLELYTTIYNMCIQKHPHDHSQRLYNKYHDIVEHYAKKTVLPCVQQKHDEYLLRELSRRWDHYKVFVNWLSHFFNYLERFFIPQRNYPSLLEVAMKSFRDRVYLEVQVNAKDVVIALIDKEREGAQIDRELVKNVLNVFVQSGMGTIEKYKEDFEMFLLEDTESYYARKASRWIQECSCPEYMIKSEESLRKEKERVIHYLHSSTECKLVEIVEKELLVSVAKHLLEKEHSGCSALLRDDKVDDLSRMYRLYHPIPKGLEPVADAFRIHVAREGNALIKQAQDAAANGSLVEAQVLVGKIIDLHEKYMVYVLDCFKNHTFFHKALKEAFKVFCNKKVGGSSSAELLANFCDSLLKKSGKSDEAIEATVDNVVKLLDYISDNDLFAEFYRKKLARRLLFDHHKVNKEVTDMQLAKEFQKGFKGSLTAKPGGIDLAVTVLNTGFWPSYKTSTDLNLPREMVECVEAFKSYYGTKTNQRKLRWLYSHGTCHVIGSFDPKPIELVLSTYQAVVLCLFNNTERLTYQEIIEQLNLSHEDLVRVLLSLSCAKYRILNKEPASKSISTTDVFEFNSKFTSTMRRIKVSIPPPPIDERKKVVEDVDQDRRYAIDACIVRIMKSRKVLPHQQLVSQCVEQLSRMFKPDIKMIKKRIEDLITRDYLERDAKNHHIFNYVA, encoded by the exons ATGTATCGCGAGACGATCATCGATTTTGAGCAAGGATGCAAGTGCTTGGAAGCTGGTGTTTCCGAGCTGAAAAGGATTCTTGAAGAAGAGACGTCTGAGACACGGATTGATCCGAAACAATACTTAGAGCTGTACACAACAATCTACAACATGTGTATCCAGAAACACCCTCACGATCACTCTCAGAGGCTTTATAATAAGTACCACGACATCGTCGAACACTACGCCAAGAAAACG GTGTTGCCTTGTGTTCAGCAGAAGCATGATGAGTACTTGCTGAGAGAGCTTTCTCGTAGGTGGGATCATTACAAAGTCTTCGTTAACTGGCTATCCCACTTCTTCAACTATCTTGAACGTTTCTTCATTCCACAAAGAAACTACCCGTCACTTCTTGAAGTTGCCATGAAGTCCTTCCGCGACCGTGTTTACCTTGAGGTGCAAGTCAATGCCAAAGATGTTGTTATAGCACTG ATTGATAAAGAACGTGAGGGGGCACAGATTGACAGGGAACTAGTGAAAAATGTATTAAATGTCTTTGTTCAGAGTGGGATGGGAACTATTGAAAAGTATAAAGAGGATTTTGAGATGTTCTTACTTGAAGACACGGAATCTTACTACGCACGCAAGGCCTCAAGGTGGATCCAGGAGTGTTCTTGCCCTGAATACATGATAAAGTCTGAGGAGTCTTTGAGAAAGGAGAAGGAGAGAGTCATACACTACCTTCATTCAAGCACTGAGTGCAAACTAGTTGAGATTGTGGAGAAGGAGTTGTTGGTATCGGTTGCAAAGCATCTTCTAGAGAAAGAGCACTCAGGTTGCAGTGCATTGCTGAGAGATGACAAGGTGGATGATCTCTCCAGGATGTACAGGCTTTATCATCCGATTCCCAAAGGGTTGGAACCTGTTGCAGACGCCTTCAGGATTCATGTTGCTAGAGAAGGGAATGCACTTATCAAACAAGCCCAAGATGCAGCTGCTAATGGTAGCTTGGTGGAGGCACAGGTGCTTGTGGGAAAGATAATCGACTTGCACGAGAAGTACATGGTCTATGTCTTGGACTGTTTCAAGAACCACACCTTCTTTCATAAGGCGTTGAAAGAGGCTTTTAAAGTCTTCTGTAACAAGAAAGTGGGTGGAAGCTCTAGTGCAGAGTTACTTGCAAACTTTTGCGACAGTCTCTTGAAGAAGTCAGGAAAGAGTGATGAAGCTATTGAAGCTACGGTTGACAAT GTGGTTAAGCTGCTTGATTATATTAGTGACAACGATCTATTCGCCGAGTTTTATAG GAAGAAGCTAGCACGTAGGCTCTTGTTTGATCATCACAAGGTTAATAAGG AGGTGACAGATATGCAACTGGCAAAAGAGTTTCAAAAGGGCTTCAAGGGAAGCTTAACCGCAAAGCCAGGAGGGATTGATTTGGCAGTCACTGTTCTCAACACAGGTTTTTGGCCGAGTTACAAAACATCCACCGACCTCAACCTACCACGTGAAATGGTCGAGTGTGTTGAAGCTTTCAAGTCCTATTACGGAACGAAGACCAATCAGAGGAAGCTCAGGTGGCTTTATTCTCACGGGACATGTCATGTTATTGGAAGTTTCGATCCTAAACCAATCGAGTTGGTCCTTTCTACCTACCAG GCTGTTGTGTTGTGTCTATTCAACAACACAGAAAGACTAACCTACCAGGAGATCATTGAGCAACTAAACCTCAGCCATGAAGATCTTGTAAGGGTGCTTCTCTCGCTCTCATGCGCAAAGTACAGGATTCTTAACAAGGAACCAGCCTCAAAGAGCATCTCTACAACGGATGTTTTCGAGTTCAACTCCAAGTTCACCAGTACAATGCGGAGAATCAAG GTCTCTATTCCTCCACCTCCAATAGATGAACGGAAGAAAGTAGTTGAAGATGTTGATCAAGATAGACGCTATGCGATTGATGCTTGTATTGTGAGGATCATGAAGAGCAGAAAAGTGTTGCCCCATCAACAGTTGGTCTCTCAATGTGTTGAGCAGCTTAGCCGAATGTTCAAG CCTGATATAAAGATGATCAAGAAACGGATTGAGGATTTGATCACGAGAGATTACTTGGAGAGGGATGCAAAAAATCACCACATTTTCAATTATGTGGCTTAG